A part of Methanomassiliicoccales archaeon genomic DNA contains:
- a CDS encoding AAA family ATPase: protein MASKFECPRCGSGIKPGDYQCDRCGEILRKIEKKAPPRQAAQVDEPSSTRPHADINVDEQRRLDLLQKERDLQIKERQLAEKESRLKDMMESLEKDAQHLDDSIALVENQKAVLQEKQESILEREELLLDLMQRVEAGLAEIAGYIEASKKGAMNEDDLGAVLELKRRFTSTYEPERRRVKKGIIDFDVQDLSRVIELEAMLRAAEEKANKYRLQLEEKTELTSEESVSVIPDEKLMEEISSQLDEQIGKGCADTQIGLPIQTRMDKMDSILGGGIPTGHVILVTGPPGSMKSTLAYSLVYNASIAQSTNSLYISLEQSSGSLLRQMERLNMPAHRIGDKMMVVDMVGLRKTMADEQGDWRSILLRYVKNIYSEWRFKFFVLDSLGAFKSITSHEYSREDLHELFEWFKELGITVFLIAEAGAGDAAEIMQEAYLSDGVIEMRMKEFGDSRVQRWMRVVKMRGMNIDTRFYAMLHNGDHFIFTLPMVETNRGP from the coding sequence ATGGCCAGCAAATTTGAGTGCCCCCGATGTGGCAGCGGGATAAAGCCTGGAGACTATCAGTGCGACCGTTGTGGGGAGATCCTTCGAAAAATCGAAAAGAAGGCCCCGCCCCGGCAAGCTGCCCAGGTCGACGAGCCCTCAAGTACCAGGCCACATGCTGACATCAATGTTGACGAACAGAGAAGGCTCGATCTCCTTCAAAAAGAGAGGGACCTGCAGATAAAGGAGAGACAGCTGGCCGAAAAGGAATCCCGGCTGAAGGATATGATGGAATCTCTGGAGAAGGATGCCCAACATCTGGACGATTCGATCGCCCTCGTTGAAAACCAGAAGGCCGTGCTCCAAGAGAAACAGGAATCGATCCTCGAAAGGGAAGAGCTTTTACTGGACCTTATGCAAAGAGTGGAGGCGGGACTTGCTGAGATAGCTGGTTACATCGAGGCATCAAAAAAAGGCGCGATGAACGAGGACGACCTAGGGGCGGTCCTCGAGCTCAAGCGCAGGTTCACCTCCACATATGAGCCTGAAAGAAGGAGGGTGAAGAAAGGAATAATCGACTTCGACGTTCAGGACCTCAGCAGAGTGATCGAGCTGGAGGCGATGCTCCGTGCCGCGGAGGAAAAGGCCAATAAATACCGCTTGCAGCTTGAGGAAAAAACAGAGCTCACTTCCGAGGAGTCAGTCAGCGTAATTCCCGATGAAAAACTGATGGAGGAGATCAGCTCGCAGCTCGATGAACAGATAGGTAAGGGATGCGCTGATACACAGATAGGATTACCGATACAGACAAGGATGGACAAGATGGACAGCATTCTTGGAGGGGGCATCCCCACAGGGCATGTCATACTTGTCACGGGTCCGCCAGGCAGCATGAAGTCGACGTTGGCTTACAGCCTTGTATATAATGCATCGATCGCCCAATCGACGAACTCCTTATACATATCGCTGGAACAGAGCAGCGGCTCGCTTTTAAGGCAGATGGAAAGGCTCAACATGCCGGCCCATAGGATCGGCGACAAGATGATGGTCGTCGACATGGTCGGCCTTCGAAAGACGATGGCAGATGAACAGGGTGATTGGAGGAGCATCCTGCTGAGATACGTCAAGAACATTTATTCTGAATGGAGGTTCAAGTTCTTCGTCCTGGATTCCTTGGGGGCTTTTAAGTCGATAACCTCTCACGAGTACTCGAGGGAAGACCTTCATGAACTTTTTGAATGGTTCAAGGAATTGGGCATTACGGTGTTCCTGATAGCTGAGGCGGGCGCGGGGGACGCGGCCGAGATCATGCAAGAAGCATACCTATCAGATGGCGTCATCGAGATGAGGATGAAAGAGTTCGGTGATTCAAGGGTACAGAGATGGATGAGGGTCGTGAAGATGCGCGGCATGAACATCGATACCAGATTCTATGCCATGCTCCACAACGGTGACCATTTCATATTCACTCTCCCGATGGTCGAAACTAACAGGGGCCCCTGA